The Arcobacter porcinus sequence AAAAAGATTATAAGACTATCAAAAAGAGATGAAATGCGTCATGTTGCTTATGGGATTGAACATGTAAAATCTGCCATTGAACAAAACCCAAATAGAATAAATGCTCTTAAAAATACGGCTTTTAAAAGAAAAGAGTTTATGGATGAAGTAAATGGAGAATCATCTTTACTTATTGAGTCCCTAGCTATTTTAGCAGGAGGAAGTGATGAGCCAGATGCTTATAAAAGAGGTTTTTATTTAGTTGAAGAGTTAAAACAAAAGATGAATGAAAATAGAGTAAAAAGATTGATAAATATAGGTATGGATGAAGATTTAGCAAATGATATCTCCAAAGTACACACCCCAAATTTTATGTAATAGGAAAATTAGATGTCAAATTTATATAATGAAATGTTAGATTTTGCAAAAAAAAATATTGCACCATTTACAGATGTTGTTGATAGTGAAGCAAGATTCCCATTTGAAAGTTTTGAAGCTATAAAAGATAAAAAACTAACAGGACTTTTAGTTCCAAAAGAGTACGGAGGAATGGATCTTGGTTTTTATGAACATACGCAAACTGTTTTAGCATTTGCAAATTATTGTGCAACAACAGCATTGTGCTATATGATGCATAATGTTGCTACAAATTGTTTAGCAACTCATGGAAGTGAAGAGTTAAAAAAAGAGTTTTTACCAAAAATTGCAAATGGTGAGATTATGTTGGCTTTAGCATATAGTGAAAGTGGGACAGGAACTCATTTTTATAATCCAGAAATCAAAGTTACTAAAGATGGACAAATTTTAAGTATGAATGGAAGAAAAAGTTTTGTTACATCAGCACAATATGCAGATTATTATTTAATTGATGCAAACTCATTTGATAGTGAAGGACTAGATAATTGGCTGGTTTCAAAAGATTTAGCAGGAATTAATTTTGAACATAATGCTTGGAATGGACTTGGAATGAGAGGAAATGCTTCTTGTCCAATGATTTTAGAAAATGTAAAAATTGATGAAAGATTTAGAATTGGAGCAGCAGGAAGTGGATTAGATCAAATATTTAATACTGTTGGTCCATTTTTTATAATGGGATTA is a genomic window containing:
- a CDS encoding acyl-CoA dehydrogenase family protein — its product is MSNLYNEMLDFAKKNIAPFTDVVDSEARFPFESFEAIKDKKLTGLLVPKEYGGMDLGFYEHTQTVLAFANYCATTALCYMMHNVATNCLATHGSEELKKEFLPKIANGEIMLALAYSESGTGTHFYNPEIKVTKDGQILSMNGRKSFVTSAQYADYYLIDANSFDSEGLDNWLVSKDLAGINFEHNAWNGLGMRGNASCPMILENVKIDERFRIGAAGSGLDQIFNTVGPFFIMGLAAVYSGVALNASNSIIDYSMNRKYSDNSALCGIPTVQNHISDIYSKAASAKYFTLSAAKSVIEADPMAQANVLAARIHASSMAVDVCTTAMKIGGGTAYAKRINIERLLRDSLAAAVMAPSTDVLTTWLGKALTNQEII